In Populus nigra chromosome 1, ddPopNigr1.1, whole genome shotgun sequence, one genomic interval encodes:
- the LOC133694490 gene encoding uncharacterized protein LOC133694490, protein MSEESTKMETKEGSNLLGSPTFTQLENGRFKCLESGHEVLAKDKESYSHSKRCRLGLIDFALANNKPPLNMFKQDPLSRSKLICKLTGDTVNKSEEHIWKHINGKRFLNKLEQKEMEKLESNGLVAEEVEEELKSSQDGAKKKKKNKKKQNKVEEIISQVRDSSDKDSDLEETDFWIPPAGERWDFDDGGDRWGSDAESEHESQEENPADDAVEDNGEESKELSTRAKRMSIEIGPSSYASRKKKSKKDPAS, encoded by the exons ATGAGTGAAGAGAGCACGAAGATGGAGACGAAGGAAGGGAGCAACTTGTTGGGCTCACCTACCTTCACACAGCTCGAAAATGGCAGGTTCAAGTGCCTTGAGAGTGGACACGAAGTGTTAGCCAAAGACAAAGAATCCTATTCACACAGTAAACGCTGCCGTTTGGGTCTGATAGACTTTGCTCTAGCCAACAACAAACCCCCTCTCAACATGTTCAAGCAGGACCCTCTCTCTCG ttcaaaGTTGATATGTAAATTAACTGGGGATACTGTCAACAAGTCTGAGGAACATATTTGGAAGCACATCAATGGGAAGAGGTTTCTTAACAaattag AGCAAAAGGAAATGGAGAAATTGGAATCCAATGGACTGGTAGCGGAGGAAGTTGAGGAAGAATTGAAGTCGAGCCAGGATggtgctaagaaaaagaaaaagaataagaagaagcaAAACAAGGTTGAGGAAATTATTTCTCAAGTAAGGGATTCTTCTGATAAGGACAGTGATTTGGAAGAAACTGATTTCTGGATTCCACCTGCTGGAGAACGCTGGGACTTTGACGATGGAGGAGATCGGTGGGGTTCTGATGCGGAGTCCGAGCACGAAAGCCAGGAAGAAAATCCAGCAG ATGATGCAGTCGAAGATAATGGCGAGGAATCAAAAGAGCTCTCTACGCG GGCTAAGAGAATGTCAATTGAAATTGGACCCAGCAGCTATGCTTCtagaaagaagaagagcaagAAGGACCCTGCAAGTTGA
- the LOC133670731 gene encoding probable methyltransferase PMT9, with protein sequence MKQKSEKLYTAKQITSALIAFIFLLGLLCLYYGSSFVPALSRSDGEHDGTDPVLGGNIRDFDDLFEDQEHNPEVPKSIPICDIKHSELIPCLDRNLIYQLKLKPNLTLMEHYERHCPPSERRFNCLIPPPIGYKIPIRWPESRDEVWKANIPHTHLAQEKSDQNWMVVNGEKINFPGGGTHFHDGANKYIVSLARMLKFPNDKLHNGGNIRNVLDVGCGVASFGAYLLSHSIIAMSIAPNDVHENQIQFALERGIPSTLGVLGTKRLPYPSRSFELAHCSRCRIDWLQRDGILLLELDRLLRPGGYFAYSSPEAYALDPENRRIWNAMHDLLRRMCWRVAVKKDQTVIWQKPLGNGCYLKRDPGTQPPLCSTGDDPDATWNVHMKACIAPYSAKMHKERGSGLVPWPKRLTAAPPRLEDIGVSPEQFHEDTNIWQFRVNEYWKQMKSVVRKNYFRNVMDMNSNLGGFGAALKDTDVWVMNVAPVNMSARLKIIYDRGLIGTVHDWCEAFSTYPRTYDLLHAWGVFSEIQEHGCGVEDLLIEMDRILRPDGFVIIRDKPLIINYIRKFVTALKWDRWLSEVEPRSDALTLSEERVLIARKKLWSEGISAM encoded by the exons ATGAAGCAAAAAAGCGAAAAGCTTTACACTGCCAAGCAAATAACCTCTGCTCTGATCGCCTTCATTTTTCTTCTGGGCTTGCTCTGTCTGTACTATGGATCTTCTTTTGTTCCTGCTCTCTCCAGATCTGACGGCGAACATGACGGCACGGATCCTGTTCTCGGCGGGAATATCCgggattttgatgatttgtttgagGACCAAGAACATAACCCAGAAGTCCCCAAAAGCATTCCC ATCTGTGATATAAAACACTCAGAGTTGATACCATGTTTGGATAGAAACCTTATCTACCAATTGAAATTGAAGCCAAATTTGACTTTAATGGAGCATTATGAAAGGCATTGCCCCCCTTCGGAGCGGCGTTTTAATTGTCTTATACCACCTCCTATTGGTTACAAG ATCCCTATAAGGTGGCCGGAGAGTAGAGATGAGGTTTGGAAAGCAAATATACCTCATACACATCTCGCGCAAGAGAAGTCGGATCAGAATTGGATGGTAGTGAATGGGGAGAAGATAAATTTTCCTGGTGGAGGAACCCATTTTCATGATGGAGCAAATAAGTACATTGTTTCTCTTGCTAGG ATGCTTAAATTTCCCAATGATAAACTTCACAATGGTGGGAATATCCGAAATGTTCTTGACGTTGGTTGTGGAGTTGCAAGTTTTGGAGCTTATCTTCTTTCCCACAGCATTATAGCTATGTCCATTGCACCTAATGATGTACATGAGAATCAAATACAGTTTGCGCTGGAGAGAGGGATTCCTTCAACTCTTGGTGTCTTAGGCACTAAAAGACTTCCTTATCCAAGTAGATCATTTGAACTGGCTCACTGTTCTCGATGCCGTATTGATTGGCTCCAGAGAGATGGAATCCTCTTGTTAGAACTTGATAGATTACTAAGACCTGGAGGGTATTTTGCCTACTCCTCTCCTGAAGCCTATGCACTTGATCCAGAAAATCGAAGGATCTGGAATGCAATGCATGACCTTTTAAGAAGAATGTGTTGGAGGGTTGCTGTGAAGAAAGATCAGACTGTTATTTGGCAAAAACCATTGGGTAATGGCTGTTACTTGAAGAGGGATCCTGGGACGCAGCCCCCGCTATGCAGTACTGGTGATGACCCAGATGCAACTTGGAATGTGCACATGAAGGCCTGCATAGCCCCCTACTCAGCAA AGATGCACAAGGAAAGAGGAAGCGGGCTAGTTCCTTGGCCAAAGAGGCTTACTGCAGCACCCCCTCGGTTGGAAGACATTGGTGTCAGTCCTGAACAATTCCATGAAGACACT AACATTTGGCAATTTAGAGTGAATGAGTACTGGAAGCAGATGAAATCTGTTGTACGGAAGAATTACTTCAGAAATGTCATGGATATGAACTCAAACCTTGGGGGTTTTGGTGCTGCTCTTAAAGATACAGATGTCTGGGTGATGAACGTTGCTCCAGTCAACATGTCTGCTAGATTGAAGATCATTTACGATCGTGGCTTAATTGGAACAGTTCATGATTG gtGTGAAGCATTTTCTACATACCCACGTACATACGATCTTCTTCATGCCTGGGGAGTATTTTCTGAGATTCAGGAGCATGGGTGTGGTGTGGAGGATCTATTAATTGAAATGGATCGGATTCTAAGGCCTGATGGGTTTGTAATAATAAGAGACAAGCCCTTAATTATAAACTATATCCGAAAATTTGTGACCGCCTTAAAGTGGGATCGTTGGTTATCAGAGGTTGAACCAAGGAGTGATGCTCTCACCTTGAGTGAAGAACGagttttgattgcaagaaagAAGTTATGGAGTGAAGGGATTTCAGCAATGTGA